A region from the Alnus glutinosa chromosome 5, dhAlnGlut1.1, whole genome shotgun sequence genome encodes:
- the LOC133868127 gene encoding putative receptor-like protein kinase At3g47110, protein MERIRLIFSLFVALLTVQFHLARQVVATSPNITTDQYALLALKAQISYDPHNVLTHNWSTNTSVCNWIGITCGFRHRRVIALNLSYMSLVGTIPPHVGNLSFLVSLSIQNNSFHGSLPSELAHLYRLQILYLSYNQLSGSIPSSIFNINSLQGIDLSNNMLSGMMPSIISNISSLQAIDLSGNRLSGPLPMDTFDNLHNLYWLRLSHNQFFGQLPLTLFKCKRLEYLSLANNNFTGSVPPEIENLIKLTELYLFNNNFKGTIPSTLFKCKQLLVLLLGPNNFTGRVPPEIGNVTMLTTLHLGYNNFGGAIPREIGNLQNLELFNIGGNNLTGPIPFEIFNISTIQEIAMPFNNLTGHLPSNVGSNLQRLYLEGNKLSGTIPSSISNASELTQLDLNGNSFSGLIPKSLGNLWLLNWLNLAGNNLIIDSSTPELNIFSSLSNLANLNVLDLSNNLLNDNLPSSIGNLSTSLQKLYIDNCNIKGIIPREIGNLSNLMTLSLRTNQLVGPIPTTVGRLHKLQLLRLDKNRLGNPIPFDLCHLESLFKLYLGGNELTGPIPACVKNLTSLRALYLDSNRLTSTIPLSLWSLTYILEVNLSSNSLSGPLSFKIENLKVLRVLELSRNQLSGHIPTTISGLKDIVSLSLADNRLQGSVPKSFGDLVSLEFLDLSSNNLSGEIPESLEALSHLKYLNVSFNRLTGKVPVGGPFVNFSAASFMSNNGLCGAPRLQIPPCKGVSRPKKTEATRILKYVLPTIGSTVLVIALVLIWTRCGKRNTKIPVEEKSLPLATWRRISQQELLQATEGFSVSNLVGRGSFGSVYQGTLSDGLIVAIKVFNLVVEGAFKSFDTECAVLRNIRHRNLLKIISSCSNMDFKAFVLEYMPNENLEKWLYSQYRCLSILQRLNIMIDVVSALEYLHYGYSTPIVHCDLKPTNILLDEDMVAHVADFGIAKLLGDGDSMMRTMTLATIGYMAPEYGLEGIVSTSGDVYSYGILLMETFTKKKPTDDMFVGEMSLKRWVEESSALSVTKVIDANLLTTESDYASTEDCISSIMELALHCCAELPEQRVNAKSISITLNKIKLKFLQDSEGS, encoded by the exons ATGGAGAGAATTCGTTTAATATTTTCCCTTTTCGTGGCACTGCTTACGGTACAATTTCACCTGGCAAGACAAGTTGTTGCAACTTCTCCCAACATTACCACAGATCAATATGCTCTTCTTGCTTTAAAGGCTCAAATTTCTTATGATCCTCACAATGTTTTGACACACAACTGGTCCACCAACACCTCTGTTTGTAATTGGATCGGTATCACTTGTGGTTTCCGTCATCGTCGAGTCATCGCATTGAATCTTTCTTATATGAGCCTTGTAGGCACTATTCCTCCACACGTGGGAAACCTTTCATTTCTTGTTAGTCTAAGCATCCAAAACAATAGTTTTCATGGCTCTCTACCCAGCGAGTTGGCTCATCTTTACCGGTTGCAAATACTCTATCTTAGTTATAACCAACTTTCAGGCTCTATTCCATCCTCCATCTTCAACATAAACAGCTTGCAAGGAATAGATCTCAGCAATAACATGCTTTCTGGTATGATGCCCTCTATTATTTCCAACATATCTTCACTGCAAGCCATTGACCTAAGTGGTAATAGGCTTTCTGGTCCACTCCCTATGGATACGTTTGATAACCTTCACAACTTGTATTGGCTTCGACTATCTCATAATCAATTTTTCGGCCAACTGCCATTGACCTTGTTCAAGTGCAAACGACTGGAATATTTATCATTGGCGAATAATAATTTTACTGGAAGTGTACCACcagaaattgaaaacttaatcAAGCTCACAGAGTTATATCTTTTCAATAACAACTTTAAAG GGACTATCCCATCCACTTTATTCAAGTGCAAACAGCTACTAGTTTTATTGTTGGGGCCTAATAATTTCACAGGAAGGGTACCTCCGGAAATTGGGAATGTAACCATGCTTACCACATTACACCTTGGCTATAACAACTTTGGAG GTGCAATACCAAGAGAAATTGGTAATCTACAAAACCTTGAGTTGTTCAATATAGGTGGCAACAACCTTACTGGACCAATTCCATTtgagatcttcaatatctcaaCAATACAAGAAATTGCAATGCCTTTCAATAACCTCACAGGCCATCTTCCATCAAATGTAGGCTCAAATCTTCAGCGTCTTTATCTTGAAGGAAACAAACTAAGTGGAACAATACCTAGCTCTATCTCCAATGCTTCAGAACTCACTCAACTAGATCTGAACGGCAACTCATTCTCGGGCTTAATTCCAAAATCACTTGGTAATTTATGGCTCCTCAATTGGCTCAACCTAGCAGGAAATAACTTGATCATTGACTCTTCCACTCCAGAGCTCaacattttctcttctttgtcaAACTTGGCAAATCTAAACGTTTTAGATTTGTCAAATAATCTATTGAATGACAACCTTCCTAGTTCTATTGGAAATCTCTCTACTTCTCTTCAAAAGCTTTACATAGATAATTGCAATATCAAGGGTATCATTCCTAGAGAGATAGGCAATTTAAGCAACTTGATGACTTTGTCCCTACGGACCAATCAATTGGTTGGACCTATTCCAACTACTGTGGGAAGATTGCACAAGCTTCAACTTTTGAGACTTGATAAAAATAGACTGGGAAATCCCATTCCATTTGACCTTTGTCATTTAGAAAGCTTGTTTAAGTTGTATTTAGGTGGTAATGAGCTTACTGGACCGATTCCTGCATGTGTAAAGAATCTAACTTCTCTAAGAGCTCTTTACTTAGACTCTAATCGATTAACTTCTACGATTCCATTGAGCTTGTGGAGTCTTACGTATATCTTGGAGGTCAACCTCTCATCAAATTCTCTAAGTGGCCCTCTCTCATTCaagattgaaaatttgaaggtCTTAAGAGTATTAGAGTTATCAAGAAATCAACTCTCTGGTCATATCCCAACAACAATCAGTGGCCTCAAAGATATAGTCAGTCTCTCCTTGGCGGACAATCGATTACAAGGGTCAGTTCCTAAATCTTTTGGTGATTTGGTTAGCTTGGAATTTTTGGATCTTTCCAGTAACAATTTATCTGGAGAGATTCCCGAGTCCTTAGAAGCACTTTCACACCTCAAATATCTAAATGTCTCTTTTAATAGACTAACAGGAAAAGTTCCTGTAGGAGGACCATTTGTAAACTTCTCTGCTGCATCATTCATGTCAAATAATGGACTTTGTGGTGCTCCTCGATTGCAAATTCCTCCTTGTAAAGGTGTTTCTCGACCAAAAAAGACTGAAGCAACACGTATACTAAAGTATGTATTACCAACGATTGGGTCAACAGTGCTTGTAATTGCTCTTGTGTTAATCTGGACAAGATGTGGAAAAAGGAATACGAAAATTCCAGTGGAAGAAAAGTCATTACCACTAGCAACATGGAGAAGAATTTCCCAACAAGAACTTTTACAAGCAACAGAAGGGTTTAGTGTAAGCAATTTAGTTGGTAGAGGAAGCTTTGGATCAGTATACCAAGGGACTCTCTCAGATGGATTGATTGTTGCaataaaagtttttaacttGGTAGTAGAAGGGGCTTTCAAGAGTTTTGATACAGAGTGTGCGGTACTACGCAATATTCGTCATCGGAATCTTCTTAAAATCATCAGCAGTTGTAGTAACATGGACTTCAAAGCTTTTGTATTAGAATACATGCCTAATGAGAACCTAGAGAAATGGTTGTATTCTCAATACCGCTGTTTGAGTATCTTACAAAGACTAAATATAATGATCGATGTCGTGTCAGCACTGGAATACCTTCATTATGGTTATTCAACACCTATTGTTCATTGTGATTTGAAGCCCACCAATATCTTATTAGATGAAGATATGGTTGCACATGTTGCTGATTTTGGCATTGCCAAACTATTAGGTGATGGGGATTCTATGATGCGCACCATGACTCTTGCTACTATTGGATATATGGCACCAG AGTATGGGTTGGAAGGAATTGTTTCTACAAGTGGCGATGTCTATAGTTATGGTATTTTGCTGATGGAAACTTTCACAAAAAAGAAACCTACTGATGACATGTTTGTTGGAGAAATGAGCTTGAAGCGTTGGGTAGAGGAATCATCAGCCCTTTCAGTAACTAAAGTCATTGATGCCAATTTGTTGACAACCGAAAGTGATTATGCTTCTACAGAGGATTGCATATCATCCATAATGGAGTTGGCATTGCATTGTTGTGCAGAGTTACCGGAGCAGAGGGTTAATGCAAAAAGTATTTCAATCACACTCAACAAGATCAAATTGAAGTTTCTACAAGATAGTGAAGGAAGCTAG
- the LOC133868130 gene encoding F-box/kelch-repeat protein At3g06240-like encodes MEDEVFREMAMPKSLQGEETFEFFMSVVDGLLAVIPYRDNQEDMSVWVMKEYGTAESWTKQIDIKFECGSYSCGPIGFTKNGEVLLEDQEENLCSYERNSEQSWYLHIYDVSDWLYFDSYVESLALLNVADGVLEVQATSSRVSKLKAKEKKRKGRYGC; translated from the exons ATGGAGGATGAGGTGTTTCGTGAAATGGCTATGCCAAAGAGTTTACAAGGCGAGGAAACCTTCGAATTTTTTATGTCGGTAGTTGATGGGTTGCTTGCTGTTATCCCCTACAGGGACAATCAGGAGGATATGTCCGTGTGGGTGATGAAAGAGTATGGAACAGCGGAATCTTGGACTAAGCAGATCGACATTAAGTTTGAGTGTGGATCATATTCATGTGGTCCGATAGGCTTTACAAAGAACGGTGAAGTTCTACTAGAGGACCAGGAGGAAAATTTGTGTTCTTACGAACGTAATAGCGAACAATCCTGGTATCTTCACATTTATGATGTAAGTGACTGGCTTTATTTCGATTCTTATGTGGAGAGCCTTGCTCTACTGAATGTAGCAGACGGAGTTTTGGAAGTGCAAGCAACTTCGTCTCGTGTCAGTAAGCTCAAggccaaagaaaagaagagaaaaggaagataCGGAT GTTGA
- the LOC133869230 gene encoding F-box/kelch-repeat protein At3g06240-like produces the protein MSNSLPNEVIAEILSRLPVKSVIRFRCVSKTWCSLISSPHFIATHLSRALSNPQYPSNLVFHHFDYPFKKDRSPAIRIHLLSLDAEVQKRSLVTQEFDVSDKKDPSNFMVSRCSYDCMEVIGSSNGLFCLTSGFDSYVLCNPCIQKAISILHPNIGPRGFEPETHGFGYCPRTDDYKVVRIVYVEGTTHSLVEIYTLRTGAWRSFTAPGPPYYFREPMSGG, from the coding sequence ATGTCAAACAGTCTCCCAAATGAAGTTATCGCCGAAATCCTATCACGATTGCCCGTGAAGTCGGTGATCAGATTCAGGTGCGTTTCCAAGACATGGTGCTCTCTCATCTCCAGCCCCCATTTCATCGCCACCCACCTCAGCCGCGCTCTTTCCAACCCCCAATACCCATCCAACCTTGTGTTCCACCATTTCGACTACCCATTCAAGAAAGACCGATCCCCTGCCATCCGCATCCACCTGCTGTCTCTTGATGCAGAAGTACAAAAGAGAAGTTTGGTCACTCAAGAATTTGATGTCAGTGACAAAAAAGATCCATCAAATTTCATGGTATCGCGTTGCTCGTACGATTGCATGGAAGTAATTGGTTCGTCTAACGGCCTATTTTGTCTCACCAGTGGTTTTGATTCATACGTTCTCTGCAACCCTTGTATTCAAAAAGCCATATCCATTCTGCACCCTAATATTGGCCCTCGGGGATTTGAACCCGAAACTCATGGCTTTGGGTATTGCCCCAGGACTGACGATTACAAAGTGGTGAGGATTGTATATGTCGAAGGCACCACTCATTCTCTGGTTGAGATTTATACGCTTCGAACTGGTGCATGGCGCTCTTTTACGGCCCCCGGTCCTCCCTACTACTTTAGAGAACCCATGAGCGGAGGCTAG